In Paramisgurnus dabryanus chromosome 7, PD_genome_1.1, whole genome shotgun sequence, the following are encoded in one genomic region:
- the uqcc2 gene encoding ubiquinol-cytochrome-c reductase complex assembly factor 2, with product MSATRYRRFLKLCEEWPKDESKRGRDLGTFLRQKVASAFREGENTQISDPEKCDQMYESLARINSNVYKEKFPRAKDTSFTGVTVEECRMLLATGNMQQTDEEKKGLWKTLMDRFSSKPEDGPPPEKAEK from the exons ATGTCTGCAACCAGATACCGTCGATTTCTCAAGCTATGCGAGGAATGGCCAAAAGACGAATCAAAGAGAGGTCGAGATTTAGGGACATTTTTACGCCAGAAAGTAGCCAGTGCATTCAGAGAAGGCGAAAATACACAG ATTTCAGATCCAGAGAAATGTGATCAAATGTATGAAAGTTTGGCCCGCATCAACAGTAACGTGTACAAAGAAAAG TTCCCAAGAGCAAAAGATACAAGTTTTACAGGAGTAACAGTGGAAGAGTGTCGAATGCTATTGGCCACAG GTAACATGCAACAGACAGATGAGGAGAAGAAGGGATTGTGGAAGACACTAATGGACCGATTCTCTTCCAAACCTGAAGATGGACCACCTCCTGAAAAAGCTGAAAAATAA